One Anthonomus grandis grandis chromosome 15, icAntGran1.3, whole genome shotgun sequence DNA segment encodes these proteins:
- the LOC126745348 gene encoding glutamate receptor ionotropic, kainate 2 isoform X1 gives MIGQKAFVHFLLLLSMRFRILQGLPDIIPIGGLFHPNDDKQELAFRYAIEKINSDRTILSRSKLQGQIEKIPPQDSFHASKKVCHLLRNGVAAIFGPQSPHTASHVQSICDTMEIPHLETRWDYRLRRESCLVNLYPHPTTLSRAYVDIVKAWGWKSFTIIYENNEGLVRLQELLKAHGPYEFPITVRQLGEVNDYRPLLKQIKNSAESHIVLDCSTPRIYEVLKQAQQIGMMSDYHSYLITSMDLHGVDLEEFKYGGTNITAFRLVDPEGPEIRRIVRDWNYVSIDTNNKKGDLTTAQYRDNTTFVKAETALMYDAVHLFAKALHDLDSSQQIDIKPLSCDAVDFWPHGYSLINYMKVVEMRGLTGVIKFDHQGFRSDFMLDIVELTREGLKKIGTWNSSEGVNFTRTYGEAYSQIVEIIQNKTFVVSTILSSPYVMRKEASEKLIGNAQFEGYAVDLIHEISRTLGFNYTIKLAPDGRYGSLNRETNEWDGMIRELLDQKADLAIADLTITYDREQAVDFTMPFMNLGISILYRKPIKQPPNLFSFLSPLSLDVWIYMATAYLGVSVLLFILARFTPYEYTSHPCEKDACIRENQFTLLNCLWFAIGSLMQQGCDFLPKFSPYEWDNPHPCNSEPDVLENQFTLLNSLWFTIGSLMQQGSDIAPKAVSTRMVAGMWWFFTLIMISSYTANLAAFLTVERMDSPIESAEDLAKQTKIKYGALRGGSTAAFFRDSNFSTYQRMWAFMESQRPSVFTSSNQEGVEQVVKGKGSYAFLMESTTIEYIIERNCELTQVGGMLDSKGYGIAMPPNSPYRTAISGAILKLQEEGKLHILKTRWWKEKRGGGACRDETTKTSSTANELGLANVGGVFVVLMGGMGVACVIAVCEFVWKSRKVAVEERVSSILHDT, from the exons GTGGCCTGTTCCATCCCAACGACGATAAACAAGAGTTGGCCTTTCGATATGCAATCGAGAAAATTAATAGCGACAGGACGATTTTGTCCCGCTCGAAGCTTCAGGGCCAAATCGAGAAAATTCCCCCGCAGGACAGTTTCCATGCATCGAAGAAGG tgTGTCACTTATTGAGGAACGGAGTGGCGGCCATATTTGGGCCGCAGTCCCCGCATACGGCGAGTCACGTCCAGTCAATATGCGACACTATGGAAATCCCACATCTGGAAACCCGCTGGGATTACCGGCTACGTAGGGAAAGCTGTCTTGTGAATTTGTATCCGCATCCCACTACACTATCCAGG GCTTACGTCGACATCGTTAAAGCGTGGGGCTGGAAATCCTTCACGATAATTTACGAGAACAACGAGGGACTCGTTCGTCTTCAGGAGCTCCTTAAGGCCCACGGGCCCTACGAGTTTCCTATTACTGTACGTCAGTTAGGAGAAGTAAATGACTACAG ACCTCTACTGAAACAAATCAAAAACTCCGCTGAATCACACATCGTACTGGACTGCTCGACGCCGAGGATCTACGAAGTGCTTAAACAAGCTCAACAAATAGGCATGATGAGCGACTATCATAGCTACCTAATTACTTCGATG GATCTGCACGGCGTCGATTTGGAAGAGTTCAAATACGGAGGCACCAACATAACTGCCTTCCGTTTGGTAGATCCCGAGGGTCCGGAAATCAGGCGGATCGTACGCGATTGGAATTACGTTTCGATTGATACGAATAATAAGAAAGGAGACCTCACTACCGCTCAGTATAGG GACAACACTACTTTCGTCAAG GCGGAAACCGCTTTGATGTACGACGCGGTTCATTTGTTCGCCAAGGCGCTTCACGATTTGGACTCGAGCCAGCAAATCGATATAAAACCGTTGAGCTGTGACGCCGTAGACTTCTGGCCCCACGGCTACAGCCTAATCAACTATATGAAAGTG GTTGAAATGCGTGGATTAACTGGCGTGATCAAGTTCGACCATCAGGGATTTCGTAGCGATTTCATGCTGGACATTGTCGAACTGACCAGGGAGGGCCTGAAGAAAATTGGAACGTGGAACTCCAGCGAGGGAGTGAACTTTACCCGCACTTATGGGGAGGCGTATTCGCAAATCGTCGAAATAATTCAGAATAAGACTTTTGTCGTGTCCACTATATTA AGTTCGCCGTACGTAATGCGTAAAGAGGCAAGCGAAAAGTTAATAGGAAACGCCCAGTTCGAAGGATACGCCGTCGATCTGATCCACGAAATATCTCGTACCCTCGGCTTTAATTACACAATAAAATTAGCCCCTGACGGCAGATACGGATCGTTAAATCGCGAAACGAACGAATGGGACGGAATGATTAG GGAACTTCTCGATCAAAAGGCGGACCTGGCCATAGCAGACTTGACGATCACGTACGACCGAGAGCAAGCGGTCGATTTCACGATGCCGTTCATGAACTTGGGCATCAGTATCCTGTATCGGAAACCCATCAAACAGCCGCCGAATTTGTTCTCATTTTTGTCGCCTCTATCGCTTGACGTCTGGATATACATGGCCACCGCGTATCTTGGAGTTTCTGTGCTACTATTTATATTGGCAAG ATTTACCCCCTATGAGTACACCTCTCACCCATGCGAGAAGGACGCTTGCATTCGTGAGAACCAGTTTACCCTCCTCAACTGTCTCTGGTTCGCCATAGGGTCACTGATGCAACAGGGATGCGATTTTTTGCCCAA GTTCAGCCCTTACGAATGGGACAACCCGCATCCATGCAACAGCGAACCGGACGTCTTGGAAAACCAGTTCACCCTGCTAAATTCCTTATGGTTTACCATCGGTTCTCTCATGCAGCAGGGCTCAGATATTGCCCCCAA agCAGTTTCAACGAGAATGGTCGCAGGAATGTGGTGGTTTTTCACTCTGATCATGATATCTTCTTACACCGCTAACCTTGCCGCTTTCCTTACGGTTGAACGTATGGATTCGCCGATAGAAAGTGCAGAAGATCTGGCCAAACAGACTAAAATCAAGTATGGTGCTTTAAGGGGTGGATCTACGGCGGCATTTTTTAGG GACTCGAATTTCTCCACCTACCAACGGATGTGGGCCTTTATGGAATCCCAAAGGCCATCGGTGTTCACGTCGAGTAACCAAGAAGGCGTCGAGCAAGTGGTGAAGGGTAAAGGCAGCTACGCCTTCTTAATGGAGTCTACCACCATAGAGTACATAATCGAACGCAACTGTGAACTGACCCAAGTTGGCGGTATGTTAGACTCGAAAGGATATGGAATTGCTATGCCTCCAA ATTCTCCCTATAGAACGGCAATAAGTGGGGCTATCTTAAAACTGCAAGAAGAAGGGAAATTGCACATACTCAAAACGAGATGGTGGAAGGAGAAACGAGGTGGAGGAGCATGCAGG GATGAAACCACCAAAACCAGCAGTACCGCCAACGAACTAGGTCTAGCCAACGTCGGAGGTGTTTTCGTGGTGCTTATGGGCGGCATGGGCGTGGCGTGCGTCATAGCAGTCTGCGAATTCGTCTGGAAATCCCGGAAAGTCGCGGTGGAGGAACGGGTCAGCAGCATCCTCCACGACACGTAG
- the LOC126745352 gene encoding cytochrome b-c1 complex subunit Rieske, mitochondrial-like, protein MSYMNRPLNKINKSNSLRCLKYVLTRQSHTDIIVPDFTKDMRNEAAQPNVPTSQNEVPRKLAAYMASGILLTSGMYAAKAEVFRYVNYMAASADVLALAQIEINLADIPEDKNVTFKWRGKPLFVWHRPEAAVKAVRSVPLNILRDPERDEDRVKDPNFLVVLGVCTHLGCVPISHQGDYGGYYCPCHGSHFDISGRARQGPAPSNLAVPKYTITGNTMLVG, encoded by the exons ATGTCCTACATGAATAGACCTCTTAATAAGATCAATAAAAGTAATAGTCTGAGGTGTTTAAAATACGTGCTCACCCGTCAATCCCATACGGATATAATTGTGCCGGATTTTACGAAAGACATGAGAAACGAAGCCGCTCAACCAAACGTCCCGACATCCCAAAATGAGGTTCCTAGAAAATTGGCCGCTTATATGGCGTCCGGGATATTGCTCACTAGTGGAATGTATGCGGCTAAAGCTGAGGTATTTAG ATACGTAAACTATATGGCCGCCTCGGCGGACGTCTTGGCCCTGGCACAGATCGAAATAAATCTGGCCGATATTCCGGAAGATAAAAACGTCACCTTTAAATGGAGAGGAAAGCCCTTGTTTGTCTGGCATCGACCAGAAGCAGCCGTTAAAGCG GTTCGCAGTGTTCCTTTGAATATCCTCAGAGATCCAGAGCGCGATGAAGATCGCGTTAAAGATCCCAACTTTCTCGTTGTGTTAGGAGTGTGTACACATTTAG gtTGTGTGCCAATATCACACCAAGGAGACTATGGAGGATATTATTGCCCCTGTCACGGCTCCCACTTTGACATATCTGGTAGGGCCAGACAAGGGCCAGCGCCCTCCAATCTTGCTGTCCCAAAGTATACTATCACCGGAAATACTATGCTtgttggataa
- the LOC126745348 gene encoding glutamate receptor ionotropic, kainate 2 isoform X2, with translation MIGQKAFVHFLLLLSMRFRILQGLPDIIPIGGLFHPNDDKQELAFRYAIEKINSDRTILSRSKLQGQIEKIPPQDSFHASKKVCHLLRNGVAAIFGPQSPHTASHVQSICDTMEIPHLETRWDYRLRRESCLVNLYPHPTTLSRAYVDIVKAWGWKSFTIIYENNEGLVRLQELLKAHGPYEFPITVRQLGEVNDYRPLLKQIKNSAESHIVLDCSTPRIYEVLKQAQQIGMMSDYHSYLITSMDLHGVDLEEFKYGGTNITAFRLVDPEGPEIRRIVRDWNYVSIDTNNKKGDLTTAQYRDNTTFVKAETALMYDAVHLFAKALHDLDSSQQIDIKPLSCDAVDFWPHGYSLINYMKVVEMRGLTGVIKFDHQGFRSDFMLDIVELTREGLKKIGTWNSSEGVNFTRTYGEAYSQIVEIIQNKTFVVSTILSSPYVMRKEASEKLIGNAQFEGYAVDLIHEISRTLGFNYTIKLAPDGRYGSLNRETNEWDGMIRELLDQKADLAIADLTITYDREQAVDFTMPFMNLGISILYRKPIKQPPNLFSFLSPLSLDVWIYMATAYLGVSVLLFILARFSPYEWDNPHPCNSEPDVLENQFTLLNSLWFTIGSLMQQGSDIAPKAVSTRMVAGMWWFFTLIMISSYTANLAAFLTVERMDSPIESAEDLAKQTKIKYGALRGGSTAAFFRDSNFSTYQRMWAFMESQRPSVFTSSNQEGVEQVVKGKGSYAFLMESTTIEYIIERNCELTQVGGMLDSKGYGIAMPPNSPYRTAISGAILKLQEEGKLHILKTRWWKEKRGGGACRDETTKTSSTANELGLANVGGVFVVLMGGMGVACVIAVCEFVWKSRKVAVEERVSSILHDT, from the exons GTGGCCTGTTCCATCCCAACGACGATAAACAAGAGTTGGCCTTTCGATATGCAATCGAGAAAATTAATAGCGACAGGACGATTTTGTCCCGCTCGAAGCTTCAGGGCCAAATCGAGAAAATTCCCCCGCAGGACAGTTTCCATGCATCGAAGAAGG tgTGTCACTTATTGAGGAACGGAGTGGCGGCCATATTTGGGCCGCAGTCCCCGCATACGGCGAGTCACGTCCAGTCAATATGCGACACTATGGAAATCCCACATCTGGAAACCCGCTGGGATTACCGGCTACGTAGGGAAAGCTGTCTTGTGAATTTGTATCCGCATCCCACTACACTATCCAGG GCTTACGTCGACATCGTTAAAGCGTGGGGCTGGAAATCCTTCACGATAATTTACGAGAACAACGAGGGACTCGTTCGTCTTCAGGAGCTCCTTAAGGCCCACGGGCCCTACGAGTTTCCTATTACTGTACGTCAGTTAGGAGAAGTAAATGACTACAG ACCTCTACTGAAACAAATCAAAAACTCCGCTGAATCACACATCGTACTGGACTGCTCGACGCCGAGGATCTACGAAGTGCTTAAACAAGCTCAACAAATAGGCATGATGAGCGACTATCATAGCTACCTAATTACTTCGATG GATCTGCACGGCGTCGATTTGGAAGAGTTCAAATACGGAGGCACCAACATAACTGCCTTCCGTTTGGTAGATCCCGAGGGTCCGGAAATCAGGCGGATCGTACGCGATTGGAATTACGTTTCGATTGATACGAATAATAAGAAAGGAGACCTCACTACCGCTCAGTATAGG GACAACACTACTTTCGTCAAG GCGGAAACCGCTTTGATGTACGACGCGGTTCATTTGTTCGCCAAGGCGCTTCACGATTTGGACTCGAGCCAGCAAATCGATATAAAACCGTTGAGCTGTGACGCCGTAGACTTCTGGCCCCACGGCTACAGCCTAATCAACTATATGAAAGTG GTTGAAATGCGTGGATTAACTGGCGTGATCAAGTTCGACCATCAGGGATTTCGTAGCGATTTCATGCTGGACATTGTCGAACTGACCAGGGAGGGCCTGAAGAAAATTGGAACGTGGAACTCCAGCGAGGGAGTGAACTTTACCCGCACTTATGGGGAGGCGTATTCGCAAATCGTCGAAATAATTCAGAATAAGACTTTTGTCGTGTCCACTATATTA AGTTCGCCGTACGTAATGCGTAAAGAGGCAAGCGAAAAGTTAATAGGAAACGCCCAGTTCGAAGGATACGCCGTCGATCTGATCCACGAAATATCTCGTACCCTCGGCTTTAATTACACAATAAAATTAGCCCCTGACGGCAGATACGGATCGTTAAATCGCGAAACGAACGAATGGGACGGAATGATTAG GGAACTTCTCGATCAAAAGGCGGACCTGGCCATAGCAGACTTGACGATCACGTACGACCGAGAGCAAGCGGTCGATTTCACGATGCCGTTCATGAACTTGGGCATCAGTATCCTGTATCGGAAACCCATCAAACAGCCGCCGAATTTGTTCTCATTTTTGTCGCCTCTATCGCTTGACGTCTGGATATACATGGCCACCGCGTATCTTGGAGTTTCTGTGCTACTATTTATATTGGCAAG GTTCAGCCCTTACGAATGGGACAACCCGCATCCATGCAACAGCGAACCGGACGTCTTGGAAAACCAGTTCACCCTGCTAAATTCCTTATGGTTTACCATCGGTTCTCTCATGCAGCAGGGCTCAGATATTGCCCCCAA agCAGTTTCAACGAGAATGGTCGCAGGAATGTGGTGGTTTTTCACTCTGATCATGATATCTTCTTACACCGCTAACCTTGCCGCTTTCCTTACGGTTGAACGTATGGATTCGCCGATAGAAAGTGCAGAAGATCTGGCCAAACAGACTAAAATCAAGTATGGTGCTTTAAGGGGTGGATCTACGGCGGCATTTTTTAGG GACTCGAATTTCTCCACCTACCAACGGATGTGGGCCTTTATGGAATCCCAAAGGCCATCGGTGTTCACGTCGAGTAACCAAGAAGGCGTCGAGCAAGTGGTGAAGGGTAAAGGCAGCTACGCCTTCTTAATGGAGTCTACCACCATAGAGTACATAATCGAACGCAACTGTGAACTGACCCAAGTTGGCGGTATGTTAGACTCGAAAGGATATGGAATTGCTATGCCTCCAA ATTCTCCCTATAGAACGGCAATAAGTGGGGCTATCTTAAAACTGCAAGAAGAAGGGAAATTGCACATACTCAAAACGAGATGGTGGAAGGAGAAACGAGGTGGAGGAGCATGCAGG GATGAAACCACCAAAACCAGCAGTACCGCCAACGAACTAGGTCTAGCCAACGTCGGAGGTGTTTTCGTGGTGCTTATGGGCGGCATGGGCGTGGCGTGCGTCATAGCAGTCTGCGAATTCGTCTGGAAATCCCGGAAAGTCGCGGTGGAGGAACGGGTCAGCAGCATCCTCCACGACACGTAG
- the LOC126745348 gene encoding glutamate receptor ionotropic, kainate 2 isoform X3, which produces MIGQKAFVHFLLLLSMRFRILQGLPDIIPIGGLFHPNDDKQELAFRYAIEKINSDRTILSRSKLQGQIEKIPPQDSFHASKKVCHLLRNGVAAIFGPQSPHTASHVQSICDTMEIPHLETRWDYRLRRESCLVNLYPHPTTLSRAYVDIVKAWGWKSFTIIYENNEGLVRLQELLKAHGPYEFPITVRQLGEVNDYRPLLKQIKNSAESHIVLDCSTPRIYEVLKQAQQIGMMSDYHSYLITSMDLHGVDLEEFKYGGTNITAFRLVDPEGPEIRRIVRDWNYVSIDTNNKKGDLTTAQYRDNTTFVKAETALMYDAVHLFAKALHDLDSSQQIDIKPLSCDAVDFWPHGYSLINYMKVVEMRGLTGVIKFDHQGFRSDFMLDIVELTREGLKKIGTWNSSEGVNFTRTYGEAYSQIVEIIQNKTFVVSTILSSPYVMRKEASEKLIGNAQFEGYAVDLIHEISRTLGFNYTIKLAPDGRYGSLNRETNEWDGMIRELLDQKADLAIADLTITYDREQAVDFTMPFMNLGISILYRKPIKQPPNLFSFLSPLSLDVWIYMATAYLGVSVLLFILARFTPYEYTSHPCEKDACIRENQFTLLNCLWFAIGSLMQQGCDFLPKAVSTRMVAGMWWFFTLIMISSYTANLAAFLTVERMDSPIESAEDLAKQTKIKYGALRGGSTAAFFRDSNFSTYQRMWAFMESQRPSVFTSSNQEGVEQVVKGKGSYAFLMESTTIEYIIERNCELTQVGGMLDSKGYGIAMPPNSPYRTAISGAILKLQEEGKLHILKTRWWKEKRGGGACRDETTKTSSTANELGLANVGGVFVVLMGGMGVACVIAVCEFVWKSRKVAVEERVSSILHDT; this is translated from the exons GTGGCCTGTTCCATCCCAACGACGATAAACAAGAGTTGGCCTTTCGATATGCAATCGAGAAAATTAATAGCGACAGGACGATTTTGTCCCGCTCGAAGCTTCAGGGCCAAATCGAGAAAATTCCCCCGCAGGACAGTTTCCATGCATCGAAGAAGG tgTGTCACTTATTGAGGAACGGAGTGGCGGCCATATTTGGGCCGCAGTCCCCGCATACGGCGAGTCACGTCCAGTCAATATGCGACACTATGGAAATCCCACATCTGGAAACCCGCTGGGATTACCGGCTACGTAGGGAAAGCTGTCTTGTGAATTTGTATCCGCATCCCACTACACTATCCAGG GCTTACGTCGACATCGTTAAAGCGTGGGGCTGGAAATCCTTCACGATAATTTACGAGAACAACGAGGGACTCGTTCGTCTTCAGGAGCTCCTTAAGGCCCACGGGCCCTACGAGTTTCCTATTACTGTACGTCAGTTAGGAGAAGTAAATGACTACAG ACCTCTACTGAAACAAATCAAAAACTCCGCTGAATCACACATCGTACTGGACTGCTCGACGCCGAGGATCTACGAAGTGCTTAAACAAGCTCAACAAATAGGCATGATGAGCGACTATCATAGCTACCTAATTACTTCGATG GATCTGCACGGCGTCGATTTGGAAGAGTTCAAATACGGAGGCACCAACATAACTGCCTTCCGTTTGGTAGATCCCGAGGGTCCGGAAATCAGGCGGATCGTACGCGATTGGAATTACGTTTCGATTGATACGAATAATAAGAAAGGAGACCTCACTACCGCTCAGTATAGG GACAACACTACTTTCGTCAAG GCGGAAACCGCTTTGATGTACGACGCGGTTCATTTGTTCGCCAAGGCGCTTCACGATTTGGACTCGAGCCAGCAAATCGATATAAAACCGTTGAGCTGTGACGCCGTAGACTTCTGGCCCCACGGCTACAGCCTAATCAACTATATGAAAGTG GTTGAAATGCGTGGATTAACTGGCGTGATCAAGTTCGACCATCAGGGATTTCGTAGCGATTTCATGCTGGACATTGTCGAACTGACCAGGGAGGGCCTGAAGAAAATTGGAACGTGGAACTCCAGCGAGGGAGTGAACTTTACCCGCACTTATGGGGAGGCGTATTCGCAAATCGTCGAAATAATTCAGAATAAGACTTTTGTCGTGTCCACTATATTA AGTTCGCCGTACGTAATGCGTAAAGAGGCAAGCGAAAAGTTAATAGGAAACGCCCAGTTCGAAGGATACGCCGTCGATCTGATCCACGAAATATCTCGTACCCTCGGCTTTAATTACACAATAAAATTAGCCCCTGACGGCAGATACGGATCGTTAAATCGCGAAACGAACGAATGGGACGGAATGATTAG GGAACTTCTCGATCAAAAGGCGGACCTGGCCATAGCAGACTTGACGATCACGTACGACCGAGAGCAAGCGGTCGATTTCACGATGCCGTTCATGAACTTGGGCATCAGTATCCTGTATCGGAAACCCATCAAACAGCCGCCGAATTTGTTCTCATTTTTGTCGCCTCTATCGCTTGACGTCTGGATATACATGGCCACCGCGTATCTTGGAGTTTCTGTGCTACTATTTATATTGGCAAG ATTTACCCCCTATGAGTACACCTCTCACCCATGCGAGAAGGACGCTTGCATTCGTGAGAACCAGTTTACCCTCCTCAACTGTCTCTGGTTCGCCATAGGGTCACTGATGCAACAGGGATGCGATTTTTTGCCCAA agCAGTTTCAACGAGAATGGTCGCAGGAATGTGGTGGTTTTTCACTCTGATCATGATATCTTCTTACACCGCTAACCTTGCCGCTTTCCTTACGGTTGAACGTATGGATTCGCCGATAGAAAGTGCAGAAGATCTGGCCAAACAGACTAAAATCAAGTATGGTGCTTTAAGGGGTGGATCTACGGCGGCATTTTTTAGG GACTCGAATTTCTCCACCTACCAACGGATGTGGGCCTTTATGGAATCCCAAAGGCCATCGGTGTTCACGTCGAGTAACCAAGAAGGCGTCGAGCAAGTGGTGAAGGGTAAAGGCAGCTACGCCTTCTTAATGGAGTCTACCACCATAGAGTACATAATCGAACGCAACTGTGAACTGACCCAAGTTGGCGGTATGTTAGACTCGAAAGGATATGGAATTGCTATGCCTCCAA ATTCTCCCTATAGAACGGCAATAAGTGGGGCTATCTTAAAACTGCAAGAAGAAGGGAAATTGCACATACTCAAAACGAGATGGTGGAAGGAGAAACGAGGTGGAGGAGCATGCAGG GATGAAACCACCAAAACCAGCAGTACCGCCAACGAACTAGGTCTAGCCAACGTCGGAGGTGTTTTCGTGGTGCTTATGGGCGGCATGGGCGTGGCGTGCGTCATAGCAGTCTGCGAATTCGTCTGGAAATCCCGGAAAGTCGCGGTGGAGGAACGGGTCAGCAGCATCCTCCACGACACGTAG